A genomic stretch from Thermocladium sp. ECH_B includes:
- a CDS encoding amino acid transporter, with product MSENTRNPAQPTQVKLRRTLTAMDYFMLSITGMIGSAWLFSALGAVGVMGPAALLSWIIAGAFFIFMVFPFAELGGLFPFSGSLARYNHYSHGALSNYLLAWAYTLGAVTTLSTEAIAIVEYASDYIPQFWNSTLGVLTPLGIVVAGGLIIFFFFIQVIGVNVYGWFNRIITAWKFLIPSLTIILLLALYLHPNNIIGKLPGGFAPYGYAAVFTGMITTGIVYAYEGFRQGLEYAGEGRNPQRDVPLGTILAVVVTIIIYVLLQMAFLGAINWSAAGVAVGDWSALASSSWAAHPFASEAMATGIPILVGLAVLLLVDAAVSPAGTLAVYLGTSGRNLYGMARVGYIPKFFSQIHKRFQTPWIALLVTSILALVFLAPFPTWYSIMSYSAVVTVYGYLEVGVTNHALRRLAPDLRRAYKPVAWYIFYPLSFIVASLLIYWSSWTYVXPIIISAIIGLPLLLLGPYRSVLGLSKSEAITFSIIYWIAAAGIISAWYMNWLASLGSIGSFAIYWALISAIQVIAFTYLWLRTKHPDIKGASWIVIYNIILGIISYMGSLGPLSTPIIPYPWDYLTWALLSLIVYLIAIKVAYLTTDLKQIKESGLPIE from the coding sequence ATGAGTGAGAATACACGAAATCCCGCTCAGCCCACTCAAGTGAAATTAAGAAGGACCTTAACCGCAATGGACTACTTCATGTTATCGATAACCGGCATGATAGGTTCCGCATGGTTATTCTCCGCGCTGGGCGCTGTGGGCGTCATGGGGCCGGCCGCACTGCTTTCCTGGATTATCGCAGGCGCGTTCTTCATCTTCATGGTATTCCCATTCGCTGAACTTGGAGGACTATTCCCATTCAGCGGATCGCTGGCAAGATATAATCACTATAGCCATGGGGCACTGAGCAATTATTTATTGGCGTGGGCATATACCCTAGGCGCGGTTACTACGTTGTCCACCGAGGCCATAGCCATAGTTGAGTATGCCAGCGATTATATACCTCAATTCTGGAACTCAACCCTGGGCGTTTTGACCCCGCTCGGCATAGTTGTGGCCGGCGGTTTGATAATCTTTTTCTTCTTTATTCAGGTAATCGGCGTTAATGTTTATGGCTGGTTCAATAGAATCATAACTGCCTGGAAATTCCTAATACCCTCCTTAACCATTATACTCCTATTGGCTCTCTACCTTCATCCAAATAACATTATAGGCAAATTACCTGGTGGCTTTGCTCCATATGGTTATGCAGCTGTATTCACGGGAATGATCACCACAGGCATAGTTTATGCGTATGAGGGATTCAGGCAGGGACTGGAGTATGCCGGGGAGGGACGTAATCCACAGCGTGACGTGCCTCTAGGCACCATACTTGCCGTAGTGGTCACAATAATAATCTATGTCTTGCTTCAAATGGCATTCCTAGGCGCCATAAATTGGAGCGCTGCGGGCGTTGCAGTGGGCGATTGGAGCGCACTTGCATCGAGTAGTTGGGCGGCGCATCCGTTTGCCAGCGAGGCCATGGCGACGGGAATACCGATATTGGTTGGATTAGCCGTTCTATTATTGGTGGATGCGGCCGTATCGCCCGCCGGCACTCTTGCCGTTTATCTCGGCACTAGCGGCAGGAACTTATATGGAATGGCGCGGGTCGGCTATATACCTAAATTCTTCTCCCAAATACATAAGAGGTTCCAGACCCCTTGGATAGCTTTATTGGTCACATCAATACTTGCACTAGTTTTCCTGGCCCCATTCCCCACATGGTACTCCATAATGTCGTACTCGGCGGTGGTCACGGTATATGGTTATCTAGAGGTTGGGGTCACTAATCACGCCTTGAGGAGACTGGCTCCAGACCTACGGAGGGCTTATAAGCCCGTGGCTTGGTACATATTTTATCCCCTTAGCTTCATAGTTGCCTCACTGCTCATCTATTGGTCATCCTGGACCTACGTTAANCCAATAATAATAAGCGCAATAATTGGCCTTCCCTTGCTTCTCCTAGGTCCCTATAGGTCAGTGCTCGGATTAAGCAAGTCAGAGGCAATAACATTCAGCATAATTTATTGGATAGCCGCGGCAGGCATCATAAGTGCTTGGTACATGAATTGGCTTGCCTCATTGGGTTCAATAGGGTCATTTGCTATATATTGGGCATTAATCTCTGCAATACAAGTAATTGCATTTACTTATCTCTGGCTAAGGACCAAGCACCCAGATATCAAGGGCGCCTCATGGATAGTAATTTACAATATAATTCTCGGCATCATCTCATATATGGGCTCCCTAGGACCATTATCGACCCCTATAATACCATACCCATGGGACTACTTAACCTGGGCACTGCTCAGCTTAATTGTATACTTAATAGCCATCAAAGTCGCATACCTTACAACCGATTTGAAGCAGATCAAGGAATCCGGGCTACCCATTGAGTAA
- a CDS encoding 2-oxoglutarate ferredoxin oxidoreductase subunit alpha, which produces MASIGYLTGNQAVAEGAMAAGLRFYAGYPITPASDLFEYLSEKLPKRGGVVYQGEDEIASIVAVIGASWSGAKAMTATSGPGFSLMAESIGLAAMTETPLVVAVNMRTGPSTGIATTPGQGDVMQSRWLSHGHYPIVVYAPTGVQDSFDLAIKAFNVAEALRVPVIILSDAAIAHGREKVIMKSDVPIINRKKPAPGSKYLPYEAGNDLVPPMASFGEGFNVLVESLQHDERGYYVPTSQVFEKLVTRLNRKTEVHKKMIVESRIYGDNDADTLLIAFGSYARVARGMARRAKDLGLRIKVFVPISIWPLDEETLIREASRVKNIVVMENNLGQLYREVQRIVRNRDVSFLPLLRVELPTPTEALDELRRIIKS; this is translated from the coding sequence ATGGCCAGCATTGGTTACTTAACGGGCAATCAAGCAGTGGCCGAGGGAGCCATGGCTGCTGGGCTACGGTTCTACGCGGGTTACCCAATAACCCCCGCCTCAGACCTATTTGAGTACTTGTCGGAGAAGCTGCCAAAGAGGGGTGGAGTGGTTTACCAGGGAGAGGATGAAATAGCCAGCATAGTTGCGGTTATTGGCGCCTCCTGGAGCGGCGCAAAGGCGATGACGGCCACATCGGGCCCCGGCTTCAGTCTAATGGCTGAATCAATAGGCTTAGCGGCCATGACCGAGACGCCCCTCGTCGTCGCAGTCAATATGAGGACAGGCCCCTCCACCGGAATAGCAACGACCCCGGGCCAGGGAGATGTAATGCAATCCAGGTGGTTGAGCCACGGTCATTACCCCATAGTAGTGTATGCGCCCACAGGCGTTCAGGACAGCTTCGACTTAGCCATTAAGGCATTCAACGTGGCGGAGGCGCTTCGCGTGCCCGTGATCATACTCAGCGATGCGGCCATCGCACATGGGCGAGAGAAGGTCATAATGAAGAGCGATGTGCCGATCATTAATAGGAAGAAGCCAGCCCCCGGCTCCAAGTACTTGCCTTACGAGGCCGGGAATGACTTGGTGCCACCCATGGCATCCTTCGGAGAGGGATTCAATGTGTTAGTGGAGTCCCTTCAACACGATGAGCGGGGCTACTACGTGCCCACCAGCCAAGTATTTGAGAAGCTCGTGACCAGGCTAAACAGGAAGACGGAGGTTCATAAAAAGATGATAGTGGAATCCCGCATATATGGGGACAATGACGCCGACACCCTCCTAATTGCGTTTGGTTCCTACGCCAGGGTCGCGCGGGGAATGGCTAGGAGAGCTAAGGATCTCGGGTTAAGGATTAAGGTGTTCGTGCCCATCTCGATTTGGCCCCTCGACGAGGAGACATTGATTAGGGAGGCATCCAGGGTTAAGAACATAGTGGTTATGGAGAATAATTTAGGGCAGTTATATAGGGAGGTGCAGCGCATCGTAAGGAACCGCGACGTCTCATTCCTGCCCCTACTCCGCGTCGAGCTCCCAACCCCCACGGAGGCTCTCGACGAGCTTAGGAGGATAATCAAGTCGTGA
- a CDS encoding 2-oxoglutarate synthase: MQVSVPRLHPLDDYLRTDRLPHTLCPGCGIGIALNAFLRAVNELSSEGKLDRRNILFIGGIGCTARMSMYTMFDSAHVTHGRAIPFATGARLANPNIIPVVFSGDGDLAGIGGNHLIHAARRNMDLLVVVINNMTYGLTGGQLSPTTPTGHYTTTTPYGNPERPFNLVPLIAAAGGNYVARASITQPEVMKSYFKKALIKEGFRFIEVVSTCPENYGRHLGYKSPADFYLKIKEVVKMRSGIKPWDAKYDWSSEITIGEFIDRNEPGFSKSLYEQISKVRNSEN; the protein is encoded by the coding sequence ATCCAGGTAAGCGTTCCGCGGCTTCATCCATTGGATGATTACCTTAGAACCGATAGGCTTCCCCACACGCTTTGCCCGGGCTGCGGCATAGGCATAGCCCTCAATGCCTTCCTGAGGGCGGTTAATGAGTTGAGCAGTGAGGGCAAGCTTGATAGGAGGAACATATTATTCATTGGGGGCATTGGATGCACGGCCAGGATGAGCATGTACACAATGTTCGACAGCGCCCACGTCACTCATGGACGCGCAATACCATTCGCCACGGGCGCGAGGCTTGCCAATCCCAATATTATCCCAGTGGTGTTCAGTGGGGACGGCGATTTAGCCGGCATTGGCGGTAATCACTTGATTCATGCGGCTAGGCGAAACATGGATTTGCTCGTCGTAGTCATTAATAACATGACGTATGGATTAACGGGGGGTCAATTATCCCCAACCACGCCAACGGGTCACTACACGACCACTACTCCATACGGTAATCCAGAGAGGCCCTTTAACTTAGTGCCCCTAATAGCCGCCGCGGGCGGCAACTATGTGGCCCGCGCATCAATTACCCAGCCGGAGGTCATGAAGTCCTACTTCAAGAAGGCATTGATTAAGGAGGGCTTCCGCTTCATTGAGGTCGTCTCCACGTGCCCCGAGAATTATGGTAGGCACCTCGGCTATAAGTCCCCCGCCGACTTCTACCTGAAGATAAAGGAAGTGGTTAAGATGAGGAGCGGCATAAAGCCTTGGGATGCCAAGTATGATTGGAGCAGCGAGATAACGATTGGCGAATTCATTGATAGGAATGAGCCGGGCTTCTCCAAGTCACTATATGAGCAAATAAGTAAGGTGAGGAACAGTGAGAACTGA